A stretch of DNA from Enterococcus gilvus ATCC BAA-350:
CAGGCTTAGCACAAGTCATGCAAGGGAAAGGGACACCCATGATGGCGGCCCCCTCCGGCGTGATGGATAACTGTGGGACCGGCGGCGATCATTCCCACAGCTTCAATATTAGTACGACAGCGGCTTTTGTTTTGGCTGGTGGAGGAATTCCGATGGCGAAGCATGGCAACCGCAGTATTTCCAGTAAATCTGGCAGCGCGGATGTCTTGGAGGCGTTAGGGATTTCGTTAACAGTCAGCCCCGTGAAAATTGATTATTTATTGAAGGAAACAGGCATTGCTTTCTTATTTGCACCGAATTTACACCCAGCGATGGGGGCGGTGATGCACATTCGCAAAGAATTAGCGACGCCCACGATTTTTAATTTATTAGGACCGATCATTAATCCGTACCCATTGGAACATCAATTGATGGGGACCTACGCAGGGGAGGCCCTCACGGAAACGGCTAAAACTTTGGGACAGCTTGGGCGAAAACGCGCCATCGTTGTTCATGGACATGGTGGAATGGATGAAGCGAATCTGGCAGGAGCGACGCATTGCGCGCTGTATCAAAACGGTGCGGTGGAAGAATTTTCTTTTGACCCTGAGGAAGCTGGTTTTCAGCGGGTCCCTCTGGAGGGAATCGTCGGCGGTTCGGTTGAAAGAAACAAAGATATTTTATTATCTGTTTTGCGAGGCGTTCCTTCTGCCTATTATGAGACAGTGTTACTGAATGCCGGCTTAGGCTTTTTAGCTAGCGGACGGGTAAAAACATTGGTAGAAGGAATCAAAGAGGCGGAGCAATCCATCCTCTCAGGAGCAGCCTACGATCGTCTGCAGCAATTGATCATGAAACAACAGGAGGTGGCGTAATGGATTTTTTAACCACGATTTTGAAGGAAAAAAAACAGGAGGTCGAGGACCTAGCTTCTGTAAAACCAATGCCTGTTAAGACGCGGCCTTCCTTTTATCAAACCGTCAAAGACCAGCCGGAAACCATGCATGTGATCGGCGAGATCAAACGTGCCTCGCCATCAAAGGGAGATATTAATGAAGAGGTCGATATTTTGAAGCAGGCCAAAGCATACGAAGCGGCAGGGGTCAGCGCCATTTCAGTATTGACCGATCCTGTCTTTTTCAAGGGACACATCGAAGATCTGGCGGCAGTCGCTCAGGCAGTGAATGTGCCGATCCTTTGCAAGGATTTTATCATTGATGTGCGCCAGCTTGAGCGGGCCAAACAGGCTGGGGCGAGCATCGTACTGCTGATCGTCGCCGCCTTGTCCGCCACCAAATTAGCCGCCCTTTATCAAGAAGCAACGGCTCGCGGTTTGGAAGTGTTGGTCGAGGTACACGACGAAGACGAATTGAAGCAGGCGCAGGCAATTGGAGCGAAAATTATCGGGATCAATAACCGTAATTTGAAAACCTTCCACGTGTCAGTGCAAACCAGTCTTAATTTGGCTCAGCCGGAAGGTGAAACGGTTTATATCAGTGAATCTGGTTTTAAAGACAGAGAAGATGTCGAAAAAGTCAGCCAAAGCTATCATGGAATACTCGTAGGAGAAACACTGATGCGGGCAAGTGATCCAGCAGAAAAAATCGCGGAATTGCGGGTGAAACGAACATGACTCAAATCAAAATCTGCGGGTTAAAAACTCCGGCTGCGATCGAGGCGGCGGTAACTGCCGGCGCAACGTATATAGGGTTTGTCTTTGCAGAGAGTCCTCGTCAAGTCACTCCGCAGCAGGTTCGAAAATTAACACAAAATCTGCCAGAGGAAATTCAAAAGGTTGGTGTATTTGTTTCACCGACAAACGAAGTAGTGGAGGACATCATCGCGGAAGCGGGATTAGACATGGTCCAGATCCACGGGCCAACGAATATAACGAAGCTGTCTCGACCGATCATTCGAGCCTTTAGCAGTAACGAAGCTGAGACGATGACTTACGGGCAATATCCGTTTTATTTATTGGATGCCCCGCCCGCCAAGCTGATGGGAGGGAACGGCCGCACATTTGATTGGCAATTAATTGATCAGCGAAATCTTCTGAAAGAAAAACTTTGGCTAGCGGGAGGATTGACTGCTGAAAATGTGGGTGAAGCCATTCAGTATTTTCATCCGCGTGTCGTGGATGTCTCCAGCGGCGTAGAGACAGCAGGAGAAAAGGACTTGGCTAAAATCCAGCAATTTTGTGACGCTGTAAAAAGAACAATACGAAACTAAAAATAAACCACAAAAAAATAAAAACAGGAGTGATTAGATGTATCAAGAACCCAATGAAGCAGGTTTTTACGGTGAATACGGCGGGAAGTTTGTTCCAGAAACTTTGATGTACGCGGTGAAGGAATTAGAGGAAACCTACGAGTCTTCAAAAAAAGATCCCGCTTTTCAAGAAGAACTGGATTATTATTTGAAGCAATACGTAGGCCGTGAGAATCCTCTTTACTTTGCGGAGCGCTTGACTCGTGAGCTGGGGGGCGCAAAGATTTATTTAAAACGGGAAGACTTGAATCATACAGGAGCCCACAAAATCAATAACGCCCTTGGGCAGGTGCTGCTGGCAAAACGAATGGGCAAACGCAAAGTCGTAGCTGAAACAGGCGCGGGCCAGCATGGTGTGGCAACAGCAACCGCAGCGGCACTTTTCGGTATGGAGTGCACGATCTTCATGGGGGAAGTCGATGTGAAGCGTCAAGCCTTGAATGTTTTTCGGATGGAGCTGTTAGGTGCCAAGGTGGAAAGCGTCACTTCTGGCAGTAAGACCTTGAAGGACGCGGTGAATGAGGCGCTGCGTTATTGGGTGGCGACGGTAGAGGATACGCATTATGTGATGGGCTCTGTTTTAGGCCCGCATCCGTTTCCCGAAATCGTACGTGACTATCAAAGTGTGATCGGAATCGAGACTCGCAAACAAATCCTGGAGGCAGAGGGCTGCTTGCCCGATTTAGTGATCGCCTGTGTCGGCGGCGGCAGCAATGCGATGGGGATGTTTTATCCGTTTATTGAAGACGAAGATGTTCGTTTGATGGGGGTGGAGGCTTCAGGGCACGGCTTGGACACGGAAGAGCATGCGGCTTCCATCAATAAAGGCAGTGTCGGCATTTTACATGGGGCTAAGATGCATCTACTGCAGGACGACGACGGACAAGTGCTGGAGGCTTTCTCGATTTCGGCTGGGTTGGATTATCCCGGTATTGGGCCAGAACATTCTTACTTGCATACTATTGGTCGGGCGGAATATGCAGCGATCGACGATGAGGAAGCGGTGGAAGCCTTCCATTATTTGTCACGTTTAGAAGGCATCATTCCGGCGTTGGAAAGTTCTCATGCGTTGGCTCAAGTTATGAAGGTCGCACCAACGATGAGTAAGGAACAGATTCTTGTGATGAATCTTTCTGGTCGTGGAGACAAAGACGTCCAGCAAATCAAAGAACGAATGGAGGCAGCAGAATGAAACCTTTAACTAAGACGTTAAAAAGCCGAGGAGAAACGGAAAAACTATTTGTGCCCTACATCATGGCTGGCGCACAGGGATTGGATAAATTGGAAGAAGAAATCGAGATGCTGGCGGAACAAGGCGCAGCGGCGATCGAATTGGGCGTGCCCTTTTCCGATCCGGTTGCAGATGGGCCAACGATTCAAGCTGCTGGGCTACGAGCTTTTGCTCAGCAAGTAACCTTAAAGAAGCTGATCGCGAAGCTGCAAAATATGCGTTCAAGTGTCCCGCTGATCTTGATGGGCTACAGTAATTCTTTTTTCCATTATGGTATCAAGGAGTTGGTAGAAGAGTTAAAGGAGACGGATGTCCAAGGCTTTATCATTCCTGATTTGCCTTATGAACACCGGGATCTAGTGGCTCCTGATCTAGGAGATATGGCTCTGTTGACTTTGGTATCCTTGACGAGTCCAAAGGAGCGGATCGAGGAATTGACAAAGGATGCGGAAGGCTTTATTTACGCGGTCACAGTCAACGGCATCACCGGAACGGATCAATACTTCCGCCAGGATCTGATGGACCATTTGGCTACCGTCAAAGCTGTTAGTACGATTCCTGTGCTGGCGGGCTTCGGGATCTCGAACAAGGAACAGGTACAAAATTTCCAAGAAGTCTGTGATGGGGTGGTGATCGGTTCAAAAATCGTTCGTTCATTAGAAGAACAGGGAACTGAAAAAACAGGAGAACTGGTGGCGAAAATCTTTGAATAGGGTTTCGTTTGGTGTTTATTTTTATTAGCGTTATACTTGAGATACCATGAAAAGGGAGAGTGTTTCAAGTATGACAAAGAGAGTAAAAGGTTCATGTACCAGTATTTTAGTCGGAAAGAAAGCATCGATCGATGGCTCAACTATGATTTCAAGGAACGATGATGGGCATGAAGCATTAGACCCACAACGTTTTGTGGTCGTTCAACCAGAAGACCAACCAAGATCTTATCAATCTGTGATCAGCGGAGTAACGATTGAATTGCCTGACAATCCAATGCGTTACACATCTATGCCAAACTCGATCTTAACGAACGGCATTTGGCCCGCAGCAGGGATCAACAGCGAGAATATCGCCATGTCTGCGACAGAAACAATCACGACAAATCCACGAATCCAAGGACTTGATCCTTATGTTGAAGGCGGCATCGGTGAAGAAGATATCGTGACATTGGTCTTGCCATACATCCACAGCGCCAAAGAAGGCGTGGAACGGATGGGCTCTTTATTAGAGGAATACGGCACTTATGAACCAAACGGTATCGCTTTTTCTGATAAAGAAGAAGTATGGTGGTTGGAAACGATCGGTGGTCATCATTGGGCAGCCGTACGTATCCCAGATGATGCTTACGTCGTTGCACCAAACAGAATGAACATTGATCACTTTGATTTTGATTCCACAGATACTTTGTGTTCAAAGGATTTAAAGGCATTGATCGATGACAATCAGTTGAATCCAGATTTTGAAGGCTACAACTTGCGTCATATTTTCGGCAGCTCTTCTATTAAAGATACGGTTTACAACAATCCTCGGGCATGGTATGGCCAAAAATATTTCACACCAGACGTAGAACAAGAAGTTATGGATCAAGATTTACCCTTCATCTGTCGGGCAAACCGTAAGATTTCGATCGAAGACGTAAAATTTGTTTTGAGTTCTCACTTCGAAAACACAGAATTTGACCCTTACGGTGATGGGACTGAAACGGAAAAAACGAAATTACGTCCAATCGGGATCAACCGTAACCACAACGTCCACATTTTGCAAATTCGCAACAATGTACCAGCTGAAATCGCTGGGGTTCATTGGTTGGCTTATGGGGCAAATACCTTCAATACAGTGGTGCCTTTCTACTCCAATGTCAACGACACACCGTCATGCTACAAAGATGCGACGGGAACTTTTGATATGAACAATATGTATTGGTTGAGCTGTGCGACTGCGTTGCTTGGGGATACAGATTACGACTTTTATGTAGATTTCCGCAACACCTTTGAATTAGAAGCAATGTCCGCTTATCACGTGATCCAAAACGAAACGGACAAAGCAGCAGCAGGTGAAAAAGACGTTCAAGGCTTCCTAGCAGCAGCCAACGAAAAATTGGCGGATGAATCCTTCAAGCGTCAAACAAAATTATTTGGCGATATGGTCATCTCAGGCTCAGAGCATATGAAATTACGCTACAACTTGAATGACTAATTGACTGAATCAAAACAACTGAATCAAAATAAGGGACTTTCACAAATCTGAAAGCCCCTTGTTTTTTTGTGTGAAAAATAGTTGATGATCAACTTCACCTAACTGTCTTTTGATCGTTAATACGTTCGTACTTCAGGCGGAGTGTACTCTTGGATAAATTCACTGATTTCATTGAGTGAATTGGAAAAAAGTGTTTTTTCTCTGTCTTGAGTTGAAAGAAAGCCACTTTTAACCATATGATCGTACAGATCTTTTAATGGGTCATAGAAGCCATTTTCGTTAAATAGCACACAGGGGTTGGGATTTTGACCGACTCTTGACCAAGAGATCATCTCAGTTATTTCTTCTAAAGTACCAGGTCCGCCAGGAAGGGCAATACAAGCATCACCTAAATCCAACATCTTTTGTTTTCTTTCAGACATAGTATCGACCGTGTACATTTTTGTCAGATTGGGGTGTGGCAATTCCCTGTTCTTTAAAAAAGTTGGAATGACACCGATCACTTCACCATTTTTGGCAATCACTGAATCAGCGATGATCCCCATCAATCCAGCCTTTCCGCCTCCATATATTAATGTATGTTTTTGTTCAGCGATCCATCCGCCAAGTTTTTCGGCAGCCTGCTGATAGATAGGATCACTCCCGCTGCTGGCGCCACAATAAACAACAATATTCAATTTCTTTCAACCCTTTCTTTTGCATGTAAATTAGTATACCATAGAGTCAGAACTTACGTTCGCAAAAGGGGGAGCATGATGGAATTGAATGAGTATCAAGCATGGATCAGTGAATTTTATAAAAAACGAAATTGGTACCAGTATGATCCGTTTATTCGAGCAAATTTTTTAGCAGAAGAAGTGGGTGAGGTAAGTCGCGCAATTCGAACGATTGAAATTGGCAGAGACCGTCCAGATGAGGAATCCTCAGATTTTCCAACACAATTAGAGAATTTGACAGAAGAATTAGGGGATGTGCTGGACAACATAGTTATTCTCGCAGACAAATATGGAATTTCATTTCAAAAGATCATGTCTGCCCACAAACAAAAATTGTCACAGCGCTATGATGATGTTTAAAGGAGGCTTTAGGTTCTTTTAACGATGCGCTTATAGCGAATAAAAGGTTCCAATAGCCAATGTCAAAGATTCTGGCATCTGATTTTGGCTCTGTTGCCACAAAAACAAGCTTTCATTATCTGACGATTTCTTTATTCTGTAAGTGAAAGGGAGGGAGAAAATGACTCATTTTTCAAATCGATTAAAGACGGAGCGTAAAAGAAGAAAACTCACGCAGCAAGATTTAG
This window harbors:
- the trpD gene encoding anthranilate phosphoribosyltransferase: MQELFEKVYRGNDLSIREMQQVGKAIFDRQLTDTQISGLLVGLKVKGVAAAELTGLAQVMQGKGTPMMAAPSGVMDNCGTGGDHSHSFNISTTAAFVLAGGGIPMAKHGNRSISSKSGSADVLEALGISLTVSPVKIDYLLKETGIAFLFAPNLHPAMGAVMHIRKELATPTIFNLLGPIINPYPLEHQLMGTYAGEALTETAKTLGQLGRKRAIVVHGHGGMDEANLAGATHCALYQNGAVEEFSFDPEEAGFQRVPLEGIVGGSVERNKDILLSVLRGVPSAYYETVLLNAGLGFLASGRVKTLVEGIKEAEQSILSGAAYDRLQQLIMKQQEVA
- the trpC gene encoding indole-3-glycerol phosphate synthase TrpC; this encodes MDFLTTILKEKKQEVEDLASVKPMPVKTRPSFYQTVKDQPETMHVIGEIKRASPSKGDINEEVDILKQAKAYEAAGVSAISVLTDPVFFKGHIEDLAAVAQAVNVPILCKDFIIDVRQLERAKQAGASIVLLIVAALSATKLAALYQEATARGLEVLVEVHDEDELKQAQAIGAKIIGINNRNLKTFHVSVQTSLNLAQPEGETVYISESGFKDREDVEKVSQSYHGILVGETLMRASDPAEKIAELRVKRT
- a CDS encoding phosphoribosylanthranilate isomerase, whose translation is MTQIKICGLKTPAAIEAAVTAGATYIGFVFAESPRQVTPQQVRKLTQNLPEEIQKVGVFVSPTNEVVEDIIAEAGLDMVQIHGPTNITKLSRPIIRAFSSNEAETMTYGQYPFYLLDAPPAKLMGGNGRTFDWQLIDQRNLLKEKLWLAGGLTAENVGEAIQYFHPRVVDVSSGVETAGEKDLAKIQQFCDAVKRTIRN
- the trpB gene encoding tryptophan synthase subunit beta, producing the protein MYQEPNEAGFYGEYGGKFVPETLMYAVKELEETYESSKKDPAFQEELDYYLKQYVGRENPLYFAERLTRELGGAKIYLKREDLNHTGAHKINNALGQVLLAKRMGKRKVVAETGAGQHGVATATAAALFGMECTIFMGEVDVKRQALNVFRMELLGAKVESVTSGSKTLKDAVNEALRYWVATVEDTHYVMGSVLGPHPFPEIVRDYQSVIGIETRKQILEAEGCLPDLVIACVGGGSNAMGMFYPFIEDEDVRLMGVEASGHGLDTEEHAASINKGSVGILHGAKMHLLQDDDGQVLEAFSISAGLDYPGIGPEHSYLHTIGRAEYAAIDDEEAVEAFHYLSRLEGIIPALESSHALAQVMKVAPTMSKEQILVMNLSGRGDKDVQQIKERMEAAE
- the trpA gene encoding tryptophan synthase subunit alpha, yielding MKPLTKTLKSRGETEKLFVPYIMAGAQGLDKLEEEIEMLAEQGAAAIELGVPFSDPVADGPTIQAAGLRAFAQQVTLKKLIAKLQNMRSSVPLILMGYSNSFFHYGIKELVEELKETDVQGFIIPDLPYEHRDLVAPDLGDMALLTLVSLTSPKERIEELTKDAEGFIYAVTVNGITGTDQYFRQDLMDHLATVKAVSTIPVLAGFGISNKEQVQNFQEVCDGVVIGSKIVRSLEEQGTEKTGELVAKIFE
- a CDS encoding C69 family dipeptidase, coding for MTKRVKGSCTSILVGKKASIDGSTMISRNDDGHEALDPQRFVVVQPEDQPRSYQSVISGVTIELPDNPMRYTSMPNSILTNGIWPAAGINSENIAMSATETITTNPRIQGLDPYVEGGIGEEDIVTLVLPYIHSAKEGVERMGSLLEEYGTYEPNGIAFSDKEEVWWLETIGGHHWAAVRIPDDAYVVAPNRMNIDHFDFDSTDTLCSKDLKALIDDNQLNPDFEGYNLRHIFGSSSIKDTVYNNPRAWYGQKYFTPDVEQEVMDQDLPFICRANRKISIEDVKFVLSSHFENTEFDPYGDGTETEKTKLRPIGINRNHNVHILQIRNNVPAEIAGVHWLAYGANTFNTVVPFYSNVNDTPSCYKDATGTFDMNNMYWLSCATALLGDTDYDFYVDFRNTFELEAMSAYHVIQNETDKAAAGEKDVQGFLAAANEKLADESFKRQTKLFGDMVISGSEHMKLRYNLND
- a CDS encoding TIGR00730 family Rossman fold protein, producing MNIVVYCGASSGSDPIYQQAAEKLGGWIAEQKHTLIYGGGKAGLMGIIADSVIAKNGEVIGVIPTFLKNRELPHPNLTKMYTVDTMSERKQKMLDLGDACIALPGGPGTLEEITEMISWSRVGQNPNPCVLFNENGFYDPLKDLYDHMVKSGFLSTQDREKTLFSNSLNEISEFIQEYTPPEVRTY
- a CDS encoding MazG nucleotide pyrophosphohydrolase domain-containing protein translates to MELNEYQAWISEFYKKRNWYQYDPFIRANFLAEEVGEVSRAIRTIEIGRDRPDEESSDFPTQLENLTEELGDVLDNIVILADKYGISFQKIMSAHKQKLSQRYDDV